A genomic region of Trifolium pratense cultivar HEN17-A07 linkage group LG3, ARS_RC_1.1, whole genome shotgun sequence contains the following coding sequences:
- the LOC123914770 gene encoding long-chain-alcohol oxidase FAO1-like, translating to MNQNIVVDLLVSEFDNIVTNSSNSVGVLGSMGWKDLLILPFFVTCPLDLSLIIVIKCDVLRKFSKKRPLEKGIIETMHENDSTLQQSLINKGLNVTLDSKNNTLKIKFDAVVVGSGSGGGVAASVLSNAGHKVLVLEKGNYFVLEDYSSLEGPSMDQQYECGGMLASVDSRILILAGSTVGGGSAVNWSVCIRTPKKVLKEWSEEHKLSIFSSLEYLSAMETVCERIGVNENCTQEGLQNQVLRKGCQNLGLKVDYVPRNSSGNNHYCGSRGYGCPKGEKQGTQVTWLVDAVEKGGVIITGCKAERFLFESNYRSGNTRKKKCLGVLAKTLKSRVTMKLQIEAKVTISAGGALLTPPLMISSGLKNKNIGRNLHLHPVLMIWGYFPESKSDLKGKVYEGGIITSVHKVLSSSTCDDLKSDIRAIIETPLLGPASFASLCPWESGLDFKQRMLNFPRTSHLITIIRDKSSGQVTKEGRVSYKLDSTDKENMRAGLQQAVRILIAAGVVEVGTHRSDGQRIRINENISEDEIEEFIDSVCPMDGVLWPGESWNLYSSAHQIGSCRMGVNQNEGVVDENGESWEAERLFVCDASVLPTAIGVNPMITIQSTAYCISSRIVDFLRKGQE from the exons ATGAATCAGAATATTGTTGTTGACTTGTTGGTTTCCGAATTCGACAACATAGTGACTAACTCTTCTAACTCGGTTGGTGTTCTAGGTAGTATGGGTTGGAAAGATCtg CTTATTCTTCCTTTCTTTGTTACTTGTCCACTTGATTTGTCCCTTATTATTGTGATTAAATGTGATGTTCTTAGAAAGTTTAGCAAAAAGAGACCCCTTGAAAAAGGGATTATAGAAACCATGCACGAAAATGACTCAACTCTTCAACAATCTCTAATTAACAAAGGCCTCAATGTTACACTAGACTCCAAAAACAACAcactcaaaataaaatttgatgcaGTAGTTGTTGGATCTGGCTCTGGAGGAGGTGTAGCAGCTTCTGTCCTTTCAAATGCAGGACACAAAGTGCTTGTTCTAGAGAAAGGAAACTATTTTGTTCTAGAGGATTATTCATCACTAGAAGGTCCTTCGATGGATCAACAATATGAATGTGGAGGAATGTTAGCTTCTGTTGATTCAAGAATACTTATTTTGGCAGGTTCAACAGTTGGTGGCGGCTCAGCTGTTAATTGGTCAGTTTGCATAAGAACACCAAAAAAAGTGTTAAAAGAATGGTCAGAGGAACACAAACTTTCCATATTTTCAAGCTTAGAGTATCTATCTGCTATGGAAACTGTGTGTGAGAGAATTGGTGTCAATGAAAATTGTACACAAGAAGGGTTACAAAATCAAGTACTGAGAAAAGGGTGTCAAAATCTTGGCTTAAAAGTTGATTATGTTCCAAGAAATTCATCGGGGAACAATCATTATTGTGGTTCACGTGGTTATGGTTGTCCAAAAGGAGAGAAACAAGGGACTCAAGTTACATGGCTTGTAGATGCTGTTGAAAAAGGTGGTGTGATAATAACAGGATGCAAAGCTGAGAGGTTTTTATTTGAAAGTAATTACAGGAGTGGAAATACAAGAAAGAAGAAATGTTTGGGTGTTTTGGCAAAGACTTTAAAGAGTAGAGTCACAATGAAGCTACAAATTGAGGCCAAAGTAACAATTTCTGCAGGTGGTGCACTTCTGACACCTCCATTGATGATATCTAGTGgtttaaagaataaaaacatTGGTAGAAACCTTCATCTCCACCCTGTGTTAATGATATGGGGATACTTTCCAGAATCAAAATCAGATCTCAAAg GTAAAGTCTATGAGGGAGGTATAATCACATCTGTTCATAAAGTACTATCATCATCAACATGTGATGATTTAAAATCAGACATAAGAGCCATAATTGAAACACCATTACTAGGACCAGCATCATTTGCATCACTATGTCCATGGGAATCAGGACTAGACTTCAAACAAAGAATGCTAAACTTTCCAAGAACATCACATTTAATCACAATAATAAGGGACAAATCAAGTGGACAAGTAACAAAGGAAGGAAGAGTAAGCTATAAATTGGATTCAACTGATAAAGAGAATATGAGAGCTGGTTTACAACAAGCAGTGAGAATTCTTATAGCAGCAGGAGTAGTTGAAGTAGGGACACATAGAAGTGATGGTCAAAGAATTAGAATTAATGAGAATATCAGTGAAGATGAAATTGAAGAGTTTATAGATAGTGTGTGTCCTATGGATGGAGTATTGTGGCCAGGTGAGAGCTGGAATTTGTATAGTTCTGCACATCAAATAGGGAGTTGTAGAATGGGTGTGAATCAAAATGAGGGTGttgttgatgaaaatggtgagaGTTGGGAAGCTGAAAGATTGTTTGTTTGTGATGCTAGTGTTCTTCCTACTGCTATTGGTGTTAATCCTATGATTACTATTCAGTCAACAGCTTATTGTATCTCAAGTAGAATTGTAGATTTTCTTAGAAAGggtcaagaataa